Proteins encoded in a region of the Shewanella polaris genome:
- a CDS encoding DUF3301 domain-containing protein — translation MMSDFLLIVALVVIAAFFWQLRQMAESSRTLAEQACKKQNVQLLAIAMESARPSVGGNAGICWKATFMFEFSTDGINQYRGHIFMHGNRVTKIDWPIFPEPEWMDAPMASGKFGGCGSSKSCDSGKCH, via the coding sequence ATGATGAGTGATTTTTTATTAATTGTTGCTTTAGTCGTGATAGCGGCCTTTTTTTGGCAACTGCGACAAATGGCAGAGTCAAGCCGAACCCTTGCAGAGCAAGCCTGTAAAAAACAGAATGTACAATTACTTGCCATTGCAATGGAATCAGCTCGCCCAAGTGTTGGCGGCAATGCGGGTATCTGTTGGAAAGCCACCTTTATGTTCGAATTTAGCACCGATGGTATCAACCAATATCGAGGCCATATTTTCATGCATGGTAATCGAGTCACAAAAATTGATTGGCCAATATTCCCCGAACCAGAATGGATGGATGCCCCAATGGCCAGCGGTAAATTTGGTGGGTGTGGTAGCAGTAAAAGCTGTGATTCAGGTAAATGCCACTAA
- a CDS encoding Nramp family divalent metal transporter, with the protein MKIKSLFTLHPEYKSKHNHGFSEVLKYMGPGLLVTVGFIDPGNWASNIAAGSMFGYTLLWMVTLSTLMLIILQHNVAHLGIVTGDCLAESAMKNVNIHLARVILLTSIFAVISTGLAEILGGAIALKLLFDIPIVVGSVIVLAIVIVLLFTNTYTKLEKLIIGFVSIIGFSFLYEMSIVSINWPEALTSWVTVSIPNGSMVIVMAVLGAVVMPHNLFLHSEIIQSRQWNNEDEAVIKKQLRYEFTDTLVSMIIGWAINSAMIILAAAAFFDKKIVVTELEQAQHLLAPMLGSKAALVFGIALLFAGISSTITAGMAGGSVYAGLFKEPYNIRNTHTKIGVAGILVISTLIIFLISDPFKGLIISQMILSIQLPITVFLQIYLTSSKKVMGKHKNSTLMNLLLLSIAVILTILNIMLFSSFL; encoded by the coding sequence ATGAAAATCAAGTCATTGTTTACACTGCATCCTGAATATAAAAGCAAACATAATCATGGGTTTAGTGAAGTGCTGAAGTATATGGGACCGGGGTTGCTGGTCACCGTAGGTTTTATTGATCCTGGTAATTGGGCTTCAAATATTGCCGCTGGATCAATGTTTGGCTACACACTTTTGTGGATGGTGACATTATCGACTTTGATGTTGATTATACTACAGCACAATGTTGCGCATCTTGGCATTGTCACTGGGGATTGCTTAGCCGAATCAGCGATGAAAAACGTAAATATTCATCTAGCTAGAGTTATCCTTTTGACCAGCATTTTCGCGGTTATATCGACCGGGTTAGCTGAGATTCTCGGCGGTGCAATTGCACTAAAACTTCTTTTTGATATACCAATAGTCGTTGGCTCTGTCATTGTTCTCGCTATTGTTATTGTATTGCTCTTCACAAACACTTACACCAAGCTTGAAAAACTGATAATCGGTTTTGTTTCGATAATTGGTTTTTCTTTTTTATACGAAATGAGCATTGTCAGCATTAACTGGCCAGAAGCGCTAACAAGTTGGGTAACTGTCAGTATTCCTAATGGTTCTATGGTGATTGTAATGGCTGTATTGGGCGCAGTTGTGATGCCACATAATTTATTTCTGCATTCAGAAATCATTCAAAGTCGGCAATGGAACAACGAAGATGAAGCCGTTATTAAAAAGCAATTAAGGTATGAATTTACCGACACGTTAGTATCGATGATTATTGGATGGGCTATTAATAGTGCAATGATTATACTTGCGGCGGCTGCATTTTTTGATAAAAAGATAGTCGTTACCGAGTTAGAGCAGGCACAACATCTTTTAGCGCCAATGCTTGGTTCAAAGGCTGCTCTTGTTTTCGGCATTGCTTTATTGTTTGCGGGAATTTCCTCAACGATTACCGCCGGTATGGCTGGTGGCTCCGTTTATGCTGGACTATTTAAAGAACCTTATAACATCAGAAACACACATACTAAAATTGGGGTAGCCGGGATATTAGTCATTTCAACGTTGATTATTTTTTTGATTTCAGACCCATTTAAAGGTCTGATCATCTCGCAAATGATATTAAGTATTCAATTACCCATTACCGTTTTTTTGCAAATTTATTTGACGTCATCTAAAAAAGTGATGGGTAAACACAAAAATTCAACATTAATGAATCTGCTATTGTTATCGATTGCCGTAATTCTAACGATTTTAAATATAATGTTGTTTTCAAGCTTTTTGTAA
- a CDS encoding DUF962 domain-containing protein, with amino-acid sequence MEPKRFASFAEFYPFYLSQHQDPVCRRLHYIGSTIILVIVVNTLINHHWWQLLWLPVVGYGFAWLGHFMFEKNRPATFTYPLYSLWADWVMFGQMLMRLWRK; translated from the coding sequence ATGGAACCTAAACGTTTCGCTTCATTTGCAGAGTTTTATCCATTTTATCTGTCTCAGCATCAAGATCCCGTTTGTAGAAGGCTACATTATATTGGCAGTACTATTATTTTGGTGATTGTGGTTAATACCCTGATTAACCACCATTGGTGGCAGTTGCTGTGGTTACCTGTAGTCGGATATGGTTTTGCATGGCTAGGGCATTTTATGTTTGAAAAAAATCGGCCTGCAACATTCACTTATCCGTTATACAGCTTGTGGGCTGATTGGGTTATGTTTGGCCAAATGCTAATGCGTTTATGGCGAAAGTAA
- a CDS encoding GNAT family N-acetyltransferase, producing MDNNTLETIRAVYLTAEDLRVAASILYNAYHDDPYFMEVLGQDDKQQYEQKLRAAIREELNELWQQEQPLIGLFDGDRLIGVVCVITQQVPLGEGRYWHWRLKMMLGTGWKSTQGLMDKETCIVEHLPSQKCGVLQFIALSPNEQKKGYGAKLIQAVLSWCDEQPGLDGIGVFVSNPLHHQAFIQQGFTNIASVSIGNVDGEILFYSKV from the coding sequence ATGGACAATAATACCTTGGAAACCATACGTGCAGTTTACTTAACGGCTGAAGATTTACGCGTTGCGGCTTCTATTCTTTACAATGCTTATCATGACGACCCATATTTTATGGAAGTGCTTGGCCAAGATGACAAGCAACAATATGAACAGAAACTACGAGCCGCTATTCGCGAAGAATTAAATGAATTATGGCAACAAGAACAACCCTTGATTGGTCTATTTGATGGCGACCGTTTAATTGGTGTTGTGTGTGTTATTACTCAGCAAGTGCCTTTGGGTGAAGGACGTTATTGGCATTGGCGTTTGAAAATGATGCTGGGTACAGGATGGAAATCTACTCAAGGTTTAATGGACAAGGAAACGTGTATCGTAGAGCATCTCCCATCTCAAAAATGTGGGGTTTTACAATTTATTGCTCTATCACCTAATGAGCAAAAAAAAGGTTATGGTGCCAAATTAATTCAAGCGGTATTGAGTTGGTGTGATGAACAACCAGGACTTGATGGAATAGGGGTGTTTGTAAGTAATCCATTGCATCATCAAGCATTTATACAACAAGGATTTACTAATATTGCTAGTGTCAGTATCGGTAACGTTGATGGTGAAATTTTGTTTTACAGTAAGGTATAA
- a CDS encoding DUF2789 domain-containing protein — MDTTSNDLSHLFKQLGLPNNQESINDFVNKNKLDKHTLMIDADCWNSSQKAFLKEELSEDAQWSEVIDQLDVMMRA, encoded by the coding sequence ATGGATACAACATCAAATGATTTAAGCCACTTATTTAAGCAATTAGGCTTACCCAATAATCAAGAGAGCATTAATGACTTTGTTAACAAAAATAAACTTGATAAACATACATTGATGATTGATGCCGATTGCTGGAATTCAAGCCAAAAAGCATTTTTAAAAGAAGAGTTATCTGAAGACGCCCAATGGTCTGAAGTCATTGACCAATTGGACGTGATGATGCGAGCTTAA
- a CDS encoding DUF3192 domain-containing protein — MKLKLIAAGLIGATSLALSGCVISVGDHESSKSGDYWQEQQDKNRDLLSKLSLGMSSNQVTTVMGTADFSEAYTKPTQNHAEQSIKVLFYRTQWAEGNGKTTKDECTPIVFRDDVLVGWGDTVYQQI, encoded by the coding sequence ATGAAATTAAAACTTATCGCAGCAGGATTAATTGGTGCAACATCATTAGCCTTAAGTGGTTGTGTTATCAGTGTAGGCGATCATGAATCGTCTAAGAGTGGCGATTATTGGCAAGAACAGCAAGATAAAAATCGTGATTTGTTGAGCAAATTGTCTTTAGGGATGAGCAGTAATCAAGTGACAACCGTTATGGGCACTGCTGATTTTAGTGAGGCTTATACTAAGCCAACTCAAAACCATGCCGAACAGTCTATCAAAGTGTTGTTTTATCGAACCCAATGGGCTGAAGGAAATGGTAAAACAACCAAAGACGAATGTACGCCAATAGTATTTCGAGATGACGTTTTAGTGGGTTGGGGTGACACTGTCTATCAACAAATTTAA
- a CDS encoding Zn-ribbon-containing protein, with protein MFVFELRFECFADTTIEAAEKAINGLLEALRANGQILGREFAVAFNEGEFRVRLLLPEKTSLVNRYNSPWVKMTLAGLTAAKLLAPREKFIGQDINSEASNTDTPSWQLLYTSYVHMCSPLRNGDNLLPIPLYQLPATFNGDHKRIIKWQTEWQACDELQMAAATKAEFAALDEITRADSDLFRRGWDLRGRIEYLTKIPTYYYLYRVGGESLESEMNRACPRCGSHEWKLKQPLLDMFHFRCEPCRIVSNLSWDHQ; from the coding sequence ATGTTTGTTTTTGAACTGCGCTTTGAATGTTTTGCAGATACCACCATTGAGGCAGCAGAAAAAGCTATTAATGGTTTACTTGAGGCTTTGCGTGCCAACGGACAAATATTGGGTCGTGAATTTGCGGTAGCTTTCAACGAAGGCGAATTTAGAGTTCGTTTGTTATTACCTGAAAAAACCAGCCTCGTTAATCGTTATAATAGCCCGTGGGTAAAAATGACATTAGCAGGCTTAACAGCGGCTAAACTATTGGCTCCTAGAGAAAAATTTATCGGCCAAGACATTAATTCTGAAGCCAGCAACACTGACACACCATCATGGCAACTGCTGTATACCAGCTATGTTCATATGTGTTCACCGCTGCGTAATGGAGACAACCTGTTACCAATCCCACTTTATCAACTGCCCGCGACGTTTAATGGCGATCATAAACGCATCATAAAATGGCAAACAGAATGGCAAGCTTGTGATGAACTGCAAATGGCTGCGGCCACTAAAGCAGAATTTGCAGCATTAGATGAAATCACCCGAGCTGACAGTGACCTATTTAGACGTGGTTGGGATTTACGTGGCAGGATAGAATATTTAACTAAAATACCAACTTACTATTATTTGTACCGCGTGGGTGGTGAGTCTTTAGAAAGCGAAATGAACCGAGCTTGTCCACGTTGCGGTTCACATGAATGGAAACTCAAACAGCCACTTTTAGATATGTTTCACTTTCGCTGCGAACCTTGCCGCATTGTGTCAAATTTATCGTGGGATCATCAATGA
- the syd gene encoding SecY-interacting protein has product MSCSSALDCFIKNYLHSYQDTLSELPRYYPLGEASICIQGEFDENSDEVVFWKPIKRDEIADFTNVEHALNIQLYPDIHAFYGQYFSAPLPFTSSFGDGELLQAWNQADFEILQQNVIGHLIMKQKLKQPLTWFIGVLGDGDEMLTVNNDDGSVWVEIPGQKQSTHIAASLSQFIEQLSPVVKPPVKPIEDTSTVTDHPGIWQRINSMWQSLRGNK; this is encoded by the coding sequence GTGTCTTGTTCATCTGCATTAGATTGCTTTATAAAAAATTATCTTCATTCTTATCAAGATACTCTATCTGAACTTCCACGCTATTATCCTTTGGGCGAAGCGTCAATATGTATTCAAGGTGAGTTTGATGAAAATAGTGATGAGGTAGTGTTCTGGAAGCCTATTAAACGTGATGAAATAGCTGATTTCACTAATGTTGAACATGCATTAAATATTCAGTTATACCCTGATATTCATGCATTTTATGGTCAATATTTTTCTGCTCCATTGCCGTTTACCTCAAGCTTTGGCGACGGTGAATTACTTCAAGCATGGAATCAAGCTGACTTTGAGATTTTGCAACAAAATGTAATTGGTCATTTAATCATGAAGCAAAAGCTGAAACAGCCACTGACTTGGTTTATCGGTGTGCTAGGTGATGGTGATGAAATGCTCACGGTAAACAATGATGATGGCAGTGTATGGGTAGAAATACCTGGTCAGAAGCAAAGCACTCACATTGCAGCATCATTAAGCCAATTTATCGAACAGTTGTCTCCCGTGGTTAAACCACCCGTTAAACCTATCGAAGATACCTCTACGGTTACCGATCATCCTGGGATCTGGCAGCGGATCAATAGCATGTGGCAATCATTGCGTGGAAACAAATAA
- the queF gene encoding NADPH-dependent 7-cyano-7-deazaguanine reductase QueF (Catalyzes the NADPH-dependent reduction of 7-cyano-7-deazaguanine (preQ0) to 7-aminomethyl-7-deazaguanine (preQ1) in queuosine biosynthesis): MTNNHDPYSDAAALKGLTLGHATAYQAEYDASLLQGVPRKLNRDALALSGELPFHGTDIWTGYELSWLNAKGKPVVAIMEVQLDINSVNLIESKSFKLYLNSFNQTKFENAEAVQDTLSRDLAACAQGEVTVNVIEPKHFNLERIVDLPGTCIDDLDIEIEEYTFKPDHLLDSTDSDKSVAETLNSNLLKSNCLITSQPDWGSVMVRYQGPKIDREKLLRYLISFRQHNEFHEQCVERIFVDLKKYCHCTKLTVYARYTRRGGLDINPYRSDFENPPESNRLARQ; encoded by the coding sequence ATGACAAACAATCACGACCCTTATAGTGATGCAGCTGCATTAAAAGGCCTAACATTAGGCCATGCAACTGCGTATCAAGCTGAGTATGACGCGTCACTGCTGCAAGGGGTTCCACGAAAACTCAACCGAGATGCATTAGCATTAAGTGGTGAGCTTCCTTTTCATGGCACCGATATTTGGACCGGCTATGAATTGTCTTGGCTTAACGCCAAAGGCAAGCCTGTTGTGGCCATTATGGAAGTTCAGTTAGACATTAACAGTGTCAATTTGATTGAATCGAAATCGTTTAAACTGTACTTAAACAGCTTTAACCAAACTAAGTTTGAAAATGCTGAAGCGGTACAAGATACATTAAGCCGTGATTTAGCAGCTTGTGCTCAAGGAGAGGTAACAGTAAACGTTATCGAACCGAAACATTTCAACCTTGAACGCATTGTTGATTTACCAGGCACTTGTATTGACGACTTAGATATTGAAATCGAAGAATACACCTTTAAGCCCGATCACTTATTAGACAGCACCGACTCAGATAAAAGTGTCGCCGAAACGCTAAATTCTAATCTGTTAAAGTCTAACTGTTTAATTACTTCGCAACCCGATTGGGGCAGCGTAATGGTACGTTATCAGGGGCCTAAAATTGATCGTGAAAAACTGCTGCGCTATTTAATCTCATTCCGCCAGCACAATGAATTTCACGAACAATGCGTCGAACGTATCTTTGTTGATTTAAAGAAATACTGTCATTGCACTAAGTTAACGGTTTATGCGCGTTACACTCGCCGCGGTGGTTTAGACATTAACCCATATCGCAGCGATTTTGAAAACCCGCCAGAGTCAAACAGACTCGCCAGACAGTAA
- a CDS encoding S10 family peptidase — MRHYLFKTCVIVLCLQSFCISSTAFADEIRQVPIDEKVITEHKMQINGKKISYHATTGTQPVWDDEGHPTATLFYTYYQRTDIKDDSNRPLIISFNGGPGSASVWMHIAYTGPRVLNVDDEGYPLQPYGVKNNDYSILDTADIVYVNPVNTGYSRVLPNAKGKMPSKDEQQKMFFGVNADIKYLAEWVTTFVTRNERWRSPKYLIGESYGTARVSGLALELQKNQWMYPNGVILVSPTDLGIERNGPVKAANRLPYFAAAAWYHKVLGEDLLQQDLTPLLAEVEQFTLNQYLPALAKGSFIEPEEKQRIAEQVARYSGLSVTEVLQSNLDIDTNYFWKALLRDRQQTIGRLDSRYIGIDEKTVGGRPDYNAELTSWLHSFTPAINDYLRTELNYKTDLKYNMFGPVHPWDKSKDNTGANLRLAMAQNPYLNVMIQSGYYDGATNYFDAKYTMWQLDRSGLMKHRLSFKGYRSGHMMYLRHDDLKQSNQDLREFIKTTLPTTGQPAKY, encoded by the coding sequence ATGCGCCATTATTTATTCAAAACATGTGTCATCGTGCTCTGCCTGCAAAGTTTTTGCATTTCATCAACGGCTTTCGCCGACGAAATAAGACAAGTTCCCATTGATGAAAAAGTGATCACTGAACATAAAATGCAAATCAATGGCAAAAAAATCTCCTATCACGCAACTACAGGTACTCAGCCAGTATGGGATGACGAAGGTCACCCAACTGCAACCTTGTTTTACACCTATTACCAGCGCACAGATATTAAAGATGACAGTAACAGACCGTTAATTATTTCGTTTAATGGCGGCCCAGGTTCTGCTTCGGTATGGATGCACATTGCCTACACGGGACCTAGAGTATTAAATGTCGACGATGAAGGTTATCCACTGCAGCCTTACGGTGTTAAAAATAACGACTACTCGATATTAGATACCGCCGACATTGTATATGTGAATCCAGTTAATACTGGCTATTCAAGAGTATTGCCTAATGCAAAAGGGAAAATGCCGTCAAAAGATGAACAACAAAAAATGTTCTTTGGCGTAAACGCCGATATTAAATATCTAGCGGAATGGGTTACCACCTTTGTGACACGTAATGAGCGCTGGCGCTCGCCTAAATATTTAATCGGCGAAAGCTACGGCACGGCACGCGTATCAGGTTTAGCTTTAGAGCTTCAAAAAAACCAATGGATGTATCCAAATGGCGTAATTTTAGTATCGCCAACCGATCTCGGCATTGAACGAAACGGACCTGTAAAAGCGGCCAATCGTTTACCGTATTTTGCCGCCGCAGCTTGGTATCACAAAGTGCTTGGGGAAGATTTACTACAACAAGATTTAACCCCACTACTGGCTGAAGTAGAGCAATTTACATTAAATCAATATCTGCCTGCGCTCGCTAAAGGTAGCTTTATTGAACCAGAAGAAAAACAACGTATTGCCGAGCAAGTAGCCCGATATTCAGGGCTAAGTGTCACTGAAGTACTGCAAAGTAATTTAGATATCGATACCAACTATTTCTGGAAAGCGCTTTTGCGTGACCGCCAACAAACCATTGGCCGCTTAGACTCGCGTTATATTGGTATTGATGAAAAGACTGTTGGTGGTCGACCTGACTACAATGCGGAACTGACATCTTGGTTACACAGTTTCACTCCAGCCATTAATGATTACCTCCGCACTGAACTAAATTACAAAACGGATCTAAAATACAATATGTTCGGCCCTGTTCACCCATGGGATAAAAGTAAAGACAATACTGGTGCAAACTTACGCTTAGCGATGGCACAAAACCCATACCTTAATGTCATGATTCAATCAGGCTATTATGACGGAGCGACCAATTACTTTGACGCTAAATATACTATGTGGCAACTTGACCGTAGCGGATTAATGAAACATAGATTGTCTTTTAAGGGCTATCGCAGTGGCCATATGATGTATCTTCGTCATGACGACTTAAAACAATCGAATCAAGATTTACGCGAGTTTATAAAAACAACGCTACCCACAACAGGCCAACCGGCAAAATACTAA
- a CDS encoding LysR family transcriptional regulator produces MNDELSHKLSTLDLNLLRVFCVVCQQSSITRAAEQLALTQSSVSNAINRLKIALDCELFIRIGRGIEPTATGLYIFNSVQPMLDAIEQTLMGISEFDPYTSSRVFTIYANEAVIDLLQPHLDKALAQLTVRVVFRNSPVHEDDQYQDLQMQKIDLLIDIVPPKLKTFRFQKVAQERIICVVRQQHPQIHNSVSREDYFAAEHVMYRFHRDNMRVADIISNEPLPQRTLYCEQSSILSMLSLISKSNAIGIAPYAFSQSYAQLFNLNLLELPFETRPIELFSIWPSKHSQDKSCIWLRQTIETLMKEAYKPS; encoded by the coding sequence ATGAATGATGAATTGAGCCATAAATTATCAACTTTAGATTTGAATTTATTACGGGTGTTTTGTGTGGTTTGTCAGCAATCGTCGATTACTCGTGCTGCTGAACAGTTAGCATTAACCCAGTCTTCTGTGAGTAATGCGATAAATCGTCTTAAAATCGCATTAGATTGTGAGTTATTTATTCGGATTGGTCGTGGTATTGAACCTACTGCGACAGGGTTGTATATCTTTAATTCGGTGCAACCTATGCTTGATGCTATTGAACAAACATTGATGGGGATCAGCGAGTTTGATCCTTATACCTCTTCACGAGTATTTACCATATATGCTAATGAAGCTGTGATTGATTTACTGCAACCGCACTTAGATAAGGCGTTAGCTCAGTTAACGGTAAGAGTGGTTTTTCGAAATTCTCCTGTGCATGAGGATGATCAATATCAAGACTTACAAATGCAAAAAATTGATTTGTTAATTGATATTGTGCCTCCAAAACTCAAAACTTTTCGTTTTCAAAAGGTCGCTCAAGAACGGATTATCTGTGTTGTACGTCAACAGCACCCTCAGATACATAATAGCGTTAGTCGTGAAGATTACTTTGCTGCAGAACATGTCATGTATCGTTTTCATCGCGACAACATGCGTGTCGCTGACATTATTTCCAATGAACCTTTACCGCAACGGACGTTATATTGTGAACAGTCGTCGATATTGAGTATGTTGTCTTTGATCAGTAAATCAAATGCCATTGGTATTGCGCCTTACGCATTTAGCCAAAGTTACGCACAATTATTTAACCTTAATTTACTTGAATTGCCGTTTGAAACTCGACCTATTGAGTTATTCAGTATTTGGCCGAGTAAGCATTCACAAGATAAGTCGTGTATTTGGTTACGGCAAACCATTGAGACATTGATGAAAGAGGCATATAAACCTTCATAA
- a CDS encoding alkyl/aryl-sulfatase: MNKSIIALSMITTLSLNAFAAQHEHDHITVDYHGKAATPATIAHNAALAKSLNFDDKVAFERFSKNQIAEFDQATADILRAEFSFISEQFPDSVNPSLYRQAQLNMVPNGLYKVTDGIYQIRGTDLSNMTLIRGETGWIVYDVLLTKEAAEQSLKFAFEHLPEGNNLPIVAMIYSHSHADHFGGARGVQNLYPDVKVYGSNNITTEVVDENVLAGNAMSRRAGYQYGATLGKHDHGIVDAALAKGLSKGEITYVKPDYELNQQDKWETLTIDGLEMVFMDASGTEAASEMVTYIPSMKALWTGELTYDGMHNIYTLRGAKVRDALKWSKDINQMVNAFGQDVEVLFASHSAPVWGNGEINQYLKMQRDNYGLVHNQSLRLANQGVVIQDIGDAIMDTIPQQVTWYTNGYHGTYSHNAKAVYNMYLGYFDMNPSNLNPLPTQQEASKFVEYMGGANNIVKKAKADFSEGDYRFVATALNKVVMADPNNQPARDLLADTYEQLGYQAEGAGWRNIYLTGAQELRIGIQPGAPKSASPDVLSEMDMTTLFDFLAVKVDSIAANKLGNISLNVEIKAAKGEPANTVFVELSNGNLNNIIVEKAKAADATLTIAKSDVVDILLGQTTLKQLLEQGNATMTGDQDAFSKIASTLVQFDENFEIVPLR, from the coding sequence ATGAACAAATCAATCATCGCACTATCAATGATAACAACACTTTCACTCAATGCATTTGCAGCACAACACGAGCACGATCATATAACGGTCGACTATCACGGAAAAGCGGCAACACCTGCTACTATTGCACATAATGCTGCCTTAGCAAAAAGCCTGAATTTTGATGACAAAGTCGCTTTTGAGCGTTTTAGTAAAAACCAAATTGCTGAGTTCGACCAAGCAACCGCTGACATTTTACGTGCAGAATTTAGCTTTATCAGTGAACAATTTCCGGACTCGGTTAATCCATCACTTTATCGCCAAGCACAACTCAATATGGTACCCAACGGTTTATATAAAGTGACTGACGGTATCTACCAAATTCGTGGCACTGACTTATCTAATATGACCTTGATTCGTGGTGAAACAGGCTGGATTGTTTATGATGTACTGTTAACAAAAGAAGCCGCAGAGCAATCACTAAAATTTGCTTTTGAACACTTACCTGAAGGCAACAACTTACCCATTGTAGCAATGATTTATTCCCACAGTCATGCAGACCACTTTGGTGGAGCGCGCGGGGTTCAAAACTTATATCCTGACGTGAAAGTGTACGGTTCAAATAATATTACCACAGAAGTTGTAGATGAAAATGTACTGGCTGGTAACGCGATGAGCCGCCGAGCTGGTTATCAATATGGCGCCACATTGGGTAAACACGATCATGGTATTGTTGATGCAGCCTTGGCAAAAGGCTTATCAAAAGGTGAAATTACTTATGTGAAACCAGACTATGAACTTAACCAACAAGACAAATGGGAAACGTTAACGATCGACGGGCTTGAAATGGTATTTATGGATGCATCAGGCACTGAAGCGGCCAGTGAAATGGTGACTTATATTCCGTCTATGAAAGCGTTATGGACAGGTGAACTCACCTATGACGGTATGCATAACATTTATACATTACGCGGTGCCAAAGTACGTGATGCCTTAAAGTGGTCAAAAGACATCAACCAAATGGTCAATGCATTTGGCCAAGATGTTGAAGTATTATTTGCATCACATTCAGCACCAGTATGGGGTAATGGTGAAATTAATCAATATCTTAAAATGCAACGTGACAATTATGGTTTAGTGCATAACCAATCATTACGATTAGCCAACCAAGGCGTTGTGATACAAGATATTGGCGATGCAATCATGGACACTATTCCGCAACAGGTCACTTGGTATACCAATGGTTATCACGGCACATACAGCCACAACGCCAAAGCGGTTTACAACATGTATTTGGGTTACTTTGACATGAATCCATCCAACTTAAACCCACTACCCACTCAACAAGAGGCAAGTAAATTTGTTGAGTATATGGGTGGAGCTAATAATATCGTGAAAAAGGCTAAAGCAGACTTTAGCGAGGGTGATTACCGCTTTGTGGCTACGGCACTCAACAAAGTGGTGATGGCCGACCCAAATAATCAACCTGCCCGAGACTTATTGGCTGACACTTATGAACAACTTGGTTATCAAGCAGAAGGTGCAGGCTGGAGAAATATTTACCTTACGGGAGCCCAAGAGCTACGTATTGGTATTCAACCTGGCGCACCAAAATCAGCGTCACCAGATGTATTGAGCGAAATGGATATGACAACATTGTTTGATTTTCTAGCCGTTAAAGTGGACAGTATTGCAGCAAATAAATTAGGGAATATAAGTTTAAATGTGGAAATTAAAGCAGCCAAAGGAGAGCCAGCTAACACAGTATTTGTAGAGCTAAGTAATGGTAACTTAAACAATATCATTGTCGAAAAAGCTAAAGCGGCAGACGCAACCTTAACGATTGCAAAATCGGATGTTGTTGATATTTTATTAGGTCAAACAACGCTAAAGCAGTTGCTTGAGCAAGGTAATGCCACCATGACTGGCGACCAAGATGCCTTTAGTAAAATAGCTTCAACGTTAGTTCAATTTGACGAAAATTTTGAAATCGTTCCATTACGTTAA